One Solanum lycopersicum chromosome 4, SLM_r2.1 DNA window includes the following coding sequences:
- the LOC109120127 gene encoding uncharacterized protein, giving the protein MEMQQRTNDQRNATNGKASQQIYKQNSTQAQRQENSQQGETNSANQSNRTTMDFQRNFPKISNNFTRYDPNSQIDRNKQMNNAAQGNARPPNIKQQEQNISNNVKQGKISEPAPYTVVQSFAARLRYNQSKNEIPIVLNDPIHTTRQGYPVVLLDENDYYVKCCKYTLVGKFTNKMPKMQLVRKSFTLQTQLTGGVKITHFNSRHVYIDLDNEFDYQTVWTKLRMTVEGQLIRIQAWTPDFTTEEETPSVPIWVAVPGVPCHCYKKVLLTTILESVGKVLYLDSPTSQKTRGSTTRVKVQVDLTKKRPEHVWLAFKNSDPNKGRWLKVQYEGIPDYCMYCKHQGHMDYDCTIKRRHEEVNKRKEMEYEKIDKSRGDQHQGGDVIEENVKQNQKGNHQEGKKQETKNQGERNDVQEVSEKEEQLQTQRRKQSKNLEQVQPKTAWRACSPQHKKVIDDSQ; this is encoded by the coding sequence ATGGAAATGCAGCAAAGAACAAATGATCAAAGGAATGCTACAAATGGTAAGGCAAGCCAACaaatttacaaacaaaactCAACTCAGGCTCAAAGACAGGAAAACAGTCAACAAGGAGAAACAAATTCAGCAAATCAAAGCAACAGGACAACCATGGATTTCCAAAGAAATTTCCCAAAGATCTCCAACAACTTCACTAGGTATGACCCTAACTCTCAAATAGATAGAAATAAACAGATGAACAATGCTGCGCAAGGAAATGCTAGACCTCCTAACATCAAACAGCAAGAGCAAAACATTAGTAACAATGTTAAACAGGGTAAAATTTCAGAACCTGCTCCATACACTGTTGTTCAATCCTTTGCAGCCCGCTTGAGGTATAATCAGTCTAAGAATGAGATCCCAATTGTGTTGAATGACCCCATACATACTACTAGACAAGGGTATCCTGTTGTGCTCTTAGATGAAAATGACTATTATGTGAAATGTTGTAAGTATACACTTGTGGGCAAATTCACCAATAAAATGCCTAAAATGCAGTTGGTTAGAAAGAGCTTTACCCTTCAAACTCAACTTACTGGAGGGGTGAAGATTACTCACTTTAACTCTAGGCATGTGTATATTGATCTTGATAATGAATTCGATTATCAAACTGTGTGGACAAAATTGAGGATGACTGTTGAAGGGCAGTTGATAAGAATTCAAGCTTGGACCCCTGATTTTACCACCGAGGAAGAGACTCCTAGTGTTCCTATTTGGGTTGCTGTGCCAGGCGTACCATGTCATTGTTATAAAAAAGTTCTATTGACTACTATCTTGGAATCTGTCGGGAAGGTCTTATATCTAGATTCTCCGACTTCTCAAAAGACTAGAGGTAGCACTACTAGGGTGAAAGTTCAAGTTGATCTCACTAAGAAAAGGCCTGAACATGTATGGTTGGCATTCAAAAATTCAGACCCCAACAAGGGGAGATGGTTGAAGGTTCAATACGAAGGTATCCCCGACTATTGTATGTATTGTAAACATCAAGGGCATATGGATTATGATTGCACTATAAAGAGAAGACATGAAGAGGTGAACAAGAGGAAAGAAATGGAGTatgaaaaaatagataaatcaagaggAGATCAGCATCAAGGTGGAGATGTAATCGAGGAAAATGTTAAGCAAAATCAAAAAGGAAACCACcaagaaggaaaaaaacaagAGACCAAAAATCAGGGTGAAAGAAATGATGTTCAAGAAGTTTCAGAAAAAGAGGAGCAGTTGCAGacacaaagaagaaaacaatcaaAAAACTTGGAGCAAGTTCAACCGAAAACAGCATGGAGAGCATGCTCACCACAACACaagaaagtcattgatgacAGCCAGTAG